One window from the genome of Elaeis guineensis isolate ETL-2024a chromosome 5, EG11, whole genome shotgun sequence encodes:
- the LOC105045280 gene encoding small ribosomal subunit protein eS21, whose amino-acid sequence MQNEEGKMMDLYIPRKCSATNRLITAKDHASVQINIGHLDENGVYTGQFTTFALSGFIRAQGDADGALDRLWQKKKVEVRQQ is encoded by the exons ATGCAGAACGAAGAGGGAAAGATGATGGATCTTTACATCCCTAGAAAATG TTCTGCCACTAACAGGCTGATTACTGCGAAGGACCACGCCTCGGTCCAGATCAATATTGGGCACTTGGATGAGAACGGGGTGTACACCGGGCAATTCACCACATTTGCTCTCTCTGGTTTCATACGGGCTCAG GGGGATGCGGACGGTGCTCTGGACAGGCTCTGGCAGAAGAAGAAAGTTGAAGTGCGACAGCAGTAG